The following proteins are co-located in the Vigna angularis cultivar LongXiaoDou No.4 chromosome 2, ASM1680809v1, whole genome shotgun sequence genome:
- the LOC108328343 gene encoding uncharacterized protein LOC108328343: MEEGYYKKKSQVPAFGSWDWNDNLPFTQCFETARQAGLLRCSYSESEDRDLYVTGDLYENNVVTPAMIVVPRRRKKVFDQHERETKLKNWISDDVDNSPPSSPPSRRPTSKPVDEDLYKISPGLLYAKAKKKRGLCFFSSCLLPTCIS; encoded by the exons ATGGAA GAAGGCtactacaagaagaagagcCAGGTGCCAGCATTTGGGAGCTGGGATTGGAACGATAATCTACCTTTCACACAGTGCTTTGAGACAGCGAGACAAGCTGGTTTGCTACGATGTAGCTACTCTGAATCTGAAGACCGTGATCTTTACGTTACAGGGGATTTGTACGAGAACAATGTTGTCACTCCAGCCATGATTGTTGTTCCTCGCAGAAGG AAAAAGGTGTTTGACCAACatgaaagagaaacaaaattgaAGAATTGGATCAGTGATGATGTGGATAATTCACCACCCAGTTCACCACCATCGCGAAGGCCAACTTCTAAGCCTGTTGATGAGGACCTGTACAAGATCTCACCAGGGCTTCTTTATGCCAAAGCTAAAAAG AAGAGAGGTCTGTGTTTCTTTTCTAGTTGCTTGTTGCCAACTTGCATTTCTTGA
- the LOC108327367 gene encoding uncharacterized protein LOC108327367 gives MERIYHAKRCPDENKLAYTEYLLTREADHWWSSMKMVLEGSGTPITWELLKTSLYTGYFPDSVRFAKEVELLELVQGNKTVSEYADRFKHLLRFNTMTVSEEWRCRKFENGLKGDIKLLVKGLRLREFPALVEMARDMEKTKKEEEGSQSQQIQPLRVGGPVVSQGGSNSRKTPFSRPTSSGSRGSSSQSSGQSSFASPVRCFLCGEPHLQAVCP, from the coding sequence ATGGAAAGAATTTACCATGCCAAGAGGTGTCCAGATGAGAACAAGTTGGCCTATACCGAGTACTTGCTAACTAGAGAAGCAGATCACTGGTGGAGCAGTATGAAGATGGTTCTTGAAGGGAGTGGAACTCCTATAACTTGGGAATTGTTAAAGACCAGCTTGTACACGGGGTACTTCCCGGACAGCGTTAGATTTGCAAAGGAAGTAGAGTTACTTGAGTTGGTTCAGGGTAACAAGACAGTATCGGAGTATGCAGATCGCTTCAAACACCTACTTCGTTTTAACACCATGACTGTAAGTGAAGAGTGGAGGTGTAGAAAGTTTGAGAACGGCCTCAAGGGAGATATAAAACTACTGGTGAAGGGATTGCGCCTCAGGGAGTTTCCTGCTTTGGTGGAAATGGCCCGTGACATGGAGAAAactaagaaagaagaagaggggTCTCAGAGTCAGCAGATCCAACCACTGAGGGTTGGAGGGCCAGTAGTATCTCAAGGTGGCTCTAATTCTAGGAAGACTCCTTTCTCTAGGCCTACTTCTTCTGGGTCCAGGGGTTCTTCCTCCCAGTCATCAGGGCAATCTAGTTTTGCCAGCCCCGTGAGATGCTTTTTGTGTGGGGAGCCACACCTTCAGGCTGTTTGTCCTTAG
- the LOC108327368 gene encoding uncharacterized protein LOC108327368, with product MTRRAGSQSHQAGRSIQMGGNQPQAARRVYALTGAEAASVGNLIVSSCLLSGVSCVTLFDSGATHSFVSEACVERLGLVLRELPCDLVVSTPAAGLVRTSNVCSRCPIEVEGRRFRVNLIFLPLQGLEVILGMDWLAANRILLDCGGKRLVFPNEDEDLSLSLGVLRQDIFEGASCFLILFHMEGTLDSISSAHGSQSVDLKIVNDFLDVFPKEVQGLPLPREVEFSIDLVPGAGPVSIAPYRMAPAELAELKNQIEELLEKQFIKPSVSPWGAPVLLVKKKDGSSRL from the coding sequence ATGACCAGGAGGGCAGGATCCCAGTCCCATCAGGCTGGAAGGTCTATTCAGATGGGTGGTAACCAACCACAGGCGGCTCGGAGAGTGTATGCATTGACCGGAGCCGAGGCAGCCAGCGTAGGTAATCTCATTGTTAGCAGTTGCTTATTATCCGGAGTTTCTTGCGTGACACtgtttgattcgggggcgacACATTCATTTGTGTCGGAGGCTTGTGTGGAGAGGCTGGGTTTAGTACTCAGAGAGCTTCCGTGCGATCTGGTGGTGTCTACACCAGCTGCTGGGTTAGTCAGGACGTCTAATGTGTGCTCCAGATGTCCTATTGAGGTCGAGGGGCGCAGGTTCAGAGTGAACCTTATTTTTCTGCCTTTGCAAGGGCTAGAGGTAattctgggaatggattggttagcCGCCAATCGTATTCTCTTAGATTGCGGTGGGAAAAGGTTAGTGTTTCCCAATGAAGATGAAGACCTATCGTTATCACTCGGTGTGTTGAGGCAAGACATCTTTGAGGGTGCTAGCTGTTTCCTAATCCTGTTTCACATGGAAGGAACCCTTGACTCCATCTCTTCAGCGCATGGGAGCCAAAGCGTCGACCTTAAGATTGTGAATGACTTCTTAGATGTATTCCCTAAAGAAGTGCAGGGCTTACCTCTCCCACGTGAGGTCGAGTTCTCTATAGACCTAGTGCCAGGTGCAGGACCGGTGTCTATAGCTCCATATCGGATGGCTCCGGCTGAATTGGCTGAACTGAAGAATCAGATTGAAGAGTTACTAGAGAAGCAATTTATCAAGCCAAGTGTTTCACCGTGGGGTGCCCCAGTACTactagtgaagaagaaggatggtagTTCTAGACTGTGA